A single genomic interval of Penaeus monodon isolate SGIC_2016 chromosome 30, NSTDA_Pmon_1, whole genome shotgun sequence harbors:
- the LOC119592651 gene encoding uncharacterized protein LOC119592651 — protein sequence MNNITIRCNTPIMAGGVIMKNEPYIKNEKWVCLDRRYKIVPGNCTIYSFGISSDWSFDDDMDQLFNCKVYCFDHTIHQRDHERSRNIKFFATGISSVKRNKVDRYINILRRLGHENTTIDYLKMDVEGAELQFFEDVFTRTPEVLNNIKQIGMEVHPARNKNYMRRYMRYFQLLECLGFRLMFSQMIDINALLYKSNGELRSCCYELMWARDQEW from the exons ATGAACAACATCACCATAAGGTGTAATACGCCT ATAATGGCTGGAGGAGTAATCATGAAAAACGAGCCCTATATAAAGAACGAGAAGTGGGTGTGTTTGGACAGGAGGTACAAGATAGTGCCTGGAAACTGTACGATCTACTCTTTTGGAATCTCGTCGGACTGGTCCTTCGATGACGACATGGACCAACTCTTTAACTGCAAG GTTTACTGCTTCGACCACACTATACATCAAAGAGACCATGAACGTTCAAGAAATATAAAATTCTTTGCAACTGGAATCTCATCAGTGAAAAGAAACAAG GTTGACCGGTACATCAACATCCTCAGGAGGTTAGGCCACGAAAACACTACCATTGACTATCTAAAGATGGACGTGGAAGGAGCAGAGCTACAGTTCTTTGAAGATGTGTTCACCCGGACGCCTGAGGTGCTGAACAACATTAAACAGATCGGAATGGAGGTTCACCCTGCGAGAAACA AGAATTACATGAGGCGCTACATGAGGTATTTCCAACTTTTAGAATGTTTAGGCTTCAGACTGATGTTCAGTCAAATGATAGACATAAATGCACTTCTGTACAAGAGCAATGGCGAGCTTCGGTCATGCTGTTATGAACTGATGTGGGCGCGAGACCAGGAATGGTAG